The DNA sequence TGTAGCGCTCAGCGTGGTGTGTAGCGCTTAGCGTGGCCTAACGCAGTGTGTAGCGCTCAGCGTGGTGTGTAGCGCTTTGCGTGGCCTAACGCAgtgtgtaatgctcagtgtggCCTAACGCAGTGTGTAGCGCTCAGCGTGGCCTAATGCAGTGTGTAGCGCTCAGCGTGGCCTAATGCGGTGTGTAGCGCTCAGCGTGGTGTGTAGCGCTCAGCGTGGCCTAATGCGGTGTGTAGCGCTCAGCGTGGTGTGTAGCGCTCAGCGTGGCCTAATGCGGTGTGTAGCGCTCAGCGTGGTGTGTAGCGCTCAGTGTGGTGTGTAGCGCTCAGCGTGGTGTGTAGCGCTCAGCGTGGCCTAATGCAgtgtgtaatgctcagtgtgtgctACCTGGTCTCCTGGCGCGGATGGTCTGCTTGATCAAGGCGGACATGATGTCCCGGAGCTCGTCAGAGGTGCGGGGAATACACCAGCCGTCCCGCTCGTTacactcctcctccttcccgTCGTTCTGGTGGATCAGCTTCTTTATGCTGGAACAGCAGCACAAGCTTACATCAGCCGAAAAACCGCCACCCGACCACCAGGTACACCAGCCCTCTAACCGCCAGGTACACCAACCACCCAACCACCAGGTACACCAACCACCCAACCACCAGGTATACCAGCCACCCAACCGCCTACCCAGCTGCCAGGTACACCAGCCACCTGACCACCAACCTGACCGGCAGGTACACCAGTGACCGGCCCAGGCCCAGCCGTCAGCCGGCCTCCACGCAGGATGGGATTTAGACCGTGCTGCGCTGCGGTTTGACTTTTCACAAAAGGTTTGTGTTCTTCCGCTGACACCATTGCATGTGTGAAATTAACCGAGGTCAGCtaacaaaattaaaactttcaaaacaaactgaaaaagcacTTCCGTAGCTTAGAGCAGAACGCAGTTGGGAATCTTGGACGCCAATCTTAAAATACatggtgaaaaaaacaacaagaacccAAAGCAGTATCCAGTTTCTCATATTGTCTTTTGCCACGGGAATTTGAATGCGtggtgtctgtgttccctggtGTACGGATTCGGGACAGGTTCATTAATATTATAATGTAGTTCAGTTCCTACCTCTCCACTTCCAAGTCGCACAGCTGGAAGAACATCTGTCtgtagggggggagggtgccTTCGCGAAATATGTAGGCCGAGTCCTGTTGggcagacaggaaatgacataaaTCCACGGACACGCCCATACAGTTATTCCTCAATCCGGTCCCGTCAAAGGAGTCCCAAACGGGTTCATTTCACGAACCCTTAAAATGGCCACCTTGTACGCGTTTCATCCAATACAAGCTGCATTGCACTGGCCATATTAACTGTGACACGGCAACATTTCTAAATCACTATGTAATATATTCAATATGTACAAGACTGTGTAGTTATTTATaacaatatataattaaataataattattctttaaaaaacgACTTTTTCTGGGGACCCCATGTATTTCACAGACCCCCAGCCGGACCCTGGGTCTGTTTGGGTGATGGCTGTGAGAGTGAGCAGGGGTGTACTTTCAGTAGTTTGGGTGCTGGatgtgagagtgagggggggtgtaCTTTCAGTAGTTCGAGTGCTTGCTGTAGGAGTGAGCGGGGGTGTACTTTCAGTAGTTTGGGTGCTGGatgtgagagtgagggggggtgtaCTTTCAGTAGTTTGGGTGCTGGatgtgagagtgagggggggtgtaCTTTCAGTAGTTTGGGTGCTGGatgtgagagtgagggggggtgtaCTTTCAGTAGTTTGGGTGCTGGatgtgagagtgagggggggtgtaCTTTCAGTAGTTTGGGTGCTGGatgtgagagtgagggggggtgtaCTTTCAGTAGTTTGGGTGCTTGatgtgagagtgagggggggtgtaCTTTCAGTAGTTTGGGTGCTGGATGTGAGAGTAAGCAGGGGACGCACTTTCAGCTTGTATCTCGGAGAAACAGGTTTCTGCACCACTGGCTGGCCTCCTTCCTGGGAGATCTCCCGTATGCTCGCAGGCTGAGGAgctgtgatacacacacacatacacgcacacacacacacacacacacatacacgcacacacacacacacacacacacgcacacgcacacacacgcacacacacacatgcacacacatgcacacacacgcatacacacacacgcacacacacacgcacacatgcacacacacgcacacgcactcacacacacacgcacacacacacacacagacacacgcgcacacacacacacatgcacacacacgcacacacacacacgcacacacacgcatacacacacacgcacacacacgcacacacacacgcacacacacaaacacacacgcgcacacatgcacacacacgcacatgcatagacacacacgcatgcacacacaaaccggTGTAACTGACAGGGCAGAACCACAAGTACATAAAGttgatctgaatctgaatctacACATGCATGCTAATGCACCACGGACCACTGTGGTCAGAGtgctgtgtgacatcatcacacagTGCCAGCTTCAATCCCACTCCCAGGCTCACCAGTCTTGTTCATAGTGATGGGCAGACTGTAGTTCACACTCACCAGTCTTGTTCATAGTGATGGGCAGACTGTAGTTCACACTCACCAGTCTTGTTCATAGTGATGGGCAGGCTGTAGTTCACACTCACCAGTCTTGTTCATAGTGATGGGCAGACTGTAGTTCACACTCACCAGTCTTGTTCATAGTGATGGGCAGACTAGTTCACACTCACCAGTCTTGTTCATAGTGATGGGCAGGCTGTAGTTCACACTCACCAGTCTTGTTCATAGTGATGGGCAGGCTGTAATTCAGAGTGCTCCTCTTGGCCTTCACCGGCATGTCATTGACTGCGTAGCCTTAAGAGAGGTGAAGAAGAAGCACAGCCGCTCTAATGTAACTCACTAATACAGGTACAGGTGCAGCAGGGGAATGAATGAAATGCAGATATACTAGAGAACAGGGGTAGCTGCAGAGCCTGTAGCAGGACTGGGGCAGGTTTTGGGGCTCTCTGCCCCTTCCGTACCGTGTTTTGTCCCACAGCGGATCCTGAAGTCCAGCACTTGGTAGATCTTGGCCTCGGGGGTCTTCCTGGGGTCGTAGCCAAACCTCACCCAAAGACTCCTCCAGGGCCCGGTCAGCTGGGGAGCAGAACCAAGAATTTCTCACAATTTCATAACAGCTGCCCTCAGCATTGATGAGGTCCTACATGTTCCTGTAGTACTCTCATTCTACAACACTAACAACACCCTCTCGCTCTGGAACACTCATTTCGTCCTTGTGTTCTGGAACACTCCTATAGCCTTATCATACTACAACTCAGCTGGAAACTCATTTCATTCTCTTGTTCTAGAACAGTCATTTCATGCACCTGACCTGGAACACCAGCTGATGTGTTTCTTGCTTGATGTTGTCAAGCAATTCTCTGCTAATTCTCCCAAAAGGTACTTCTAGTGGATAGTGTATTGGTTTCTACTATCAGCTTTGACCTTGAAGACTTAACATTGGTACTGTTTGTCACCTAAACTTGTATCTATGTGTGCTGAGCACAGGGGTGTCTGATAAATGGCTAaatatacatgtgcatgtaaGTAAAtcactggagacagagagagacagagagccagTCACTCTGTCTGCTTTTCTCTGTGTCCCCCTAACCCAGTGCAGTAGCGCTGAATTATCCTACTTCACGCTGGTGTTTATGAGGTGAGTTCCtctgctgtattttatttgtgttgcagGCAGACTGTCTCTCTACATTCTGATTCATGCTGTCATGCGGTCTGTCACCCTGTCGTAGGCTAGCGCAGCTAACCGAACggctgtaaatgtaaaatgtgcacaCGCCAGTTTCTCTTGGCTGCTTTCATTTCACggggaataaaaacaaaagtggtGCATACTGAGTTGTTGTGCCTTGGAAATGGAAATGCAGAGAGCGTCAACAGTTCGGTTCTCtgtaccctccccccccccttccccagtcccccacctcagacccccccccagccacctcACCATGTAATACGCCACATACGGCAGGAGCAGCTTGAGCTTGTCCGGCTGGATGTCCAGGTTAGCCTTGACCGCGTTGCGAGACCAGACGGGCCGCCTCTCGAACATCTGCTCGGGAACAGAGAGCACCAATCAGCAGCGGGCCCGAGCCAAAGGCCCGAGCTCGTGTTGATCCAGTCAGCAGGTGCGGCCGGGGACACGATAAGGAGCGCGTGCTGGGCACGACGCCTTTCTCACTCTGataacaaggggggggggggggaagagtcaCTGAAACTAGTCTCGCCAGGTAACCTTTCCTGGACCCGAACGCTTAACAACAAACAGACATTGTGCGAAAGGAGGAATGTATCTGGACGAGAGCCGCTGGTTTTAAGGCTTCGCTGAATGTGCTCGATTCTGTGCGCCACAGGAGAGACCGAACGGAAAATGTAGCCAGCGGCAGGTTTTGAGGGGGAATCCTGCGAAAGTCGACGACGGACTGTTGGCGAGAACGGACAGAAACGGCACAGGTGCTAACTCTGCGCCCGTTTTTATGAATTCTGCCTTTGCCGAAACGGCCTCTCAAAAACATAGCAAGCGCTGACTGATGACAAGTGttgtaaataaaagtaatatatatatataaataaattacagtacagtCTGACCGTGGCTGACCTTGATTTCCCTCTCTACCTTAACTCAACGTGTGGATGAGCACTCTCGTGCAAAATGGCCATTGAGCATCGCTCGGGCCTGTGCGACACATTTCTGTTGATTAAGGGGTTGTACTTCAATGTAGCACGCATATAGGACAAGGAGAAAGGCcttatataaatacagtaaattactgCCCCAGGGACAGGGCCACTCAGGATAAATACAGTAGGTTACTGCTCCAGGGACAGGACCACTCAGGATAAATACAGTAGATTACTGCTCCAGGGACGGGGCCACTCATGATAAATACAGTAGGTTactgctccagggacagggccaCTCAGGATAAATACAGTAGATTactgctccagggacagggccaCTCATGATAAATACAGTAGGTTactgctccagggacagggccaCTCAGGATAAATACAGTAGATTactgctccagggacagggccaCTCAGGATACATACAGTAGATTACTGCTCCAGGGACAGGACCACTCAGGATAAATACAGTAGATTACTGCTCCAGGGACAGGACCACTCAGGATAAATACAGTAGGTTactgctccagggacagggccaCTCAGGATAAATACAGTAGGTTactgctccagggacagggccaCTCAGGATAAATACAGTAGATTactgctccagggacagggccaCTCAGGATACATACAGTAGATTACTGCTCCAGGGACAGGACCACTCAGGATAAATACAGTAGATTACTGCTCCAGGGACAGGACCACTCAGGATAAATACAGTAGGTTactgctccagggacagggccaCTCAGGATAAATACAGTAGGTTactgctccagggacagggccaCTCAGGATAAATACAGTAGGTTactgctccagggacagggccaCTCAGGATAAATACAGTAGGTTactgctccagggacagggccaCTCAGGATAAATACAGTAGATTACTGCTCCAGGGACGGGGCCACTCAGGATACATACAGTAGATTactgctccagggacagggccaCTCAGGATAAATACAGTAGATTactgctccagggacagggccaTTCAGGATAAATACAGTAGATTactgctccagggacagggccaTTCAGGATAAATACAGTAGGTTACTGCTCCAGGGACGGGGCCCCTTAGGATAAATACTGTAGATTactgctccagggacagggccaCTCAggataaattaaatacagtaggttactgctccagggacagggccaCTCAGGATAAATACAGTAGGTTACTGCTCCAGGGACGGGGCCACTCAgggtaaatacagtatattactgctccagggacagggccaCTCAGGATAAATACAGTAGGTTactgctccagggacagggccaCTCaggataaatacagtatattactgctccagggacagggccaCTCAGGATAAATACAGTAGGTTACTGCTCCAGGGACGGGGCCACTCAGGATAAATACAGTAGATTactgctccagggacagggccaCTCAGGATAAATACAGTAGATTactgctccagggacagggccaCTCAGGATACATACAGTAGATTactgctccagggacagggccaCTCAGGATAGATACAGTAGGTTactgctccagggacagggccCCTTaggataaatacagtatattactgctccagggacagggccaCTCAGGATAAATACAGTAGGTTactgctccagggacagggccaTTCAGGATAAATACAGTAGATTactgctccagggacagggccaCTCAGGATACATACAGTAGATTACTGCTCCAGGGACAGGACCACTCAGGATAAATACAGTAGATTactgctccagggacagggccaCTCAGGATAAATACAGTAGATTactgctccagggacagggccaCTCAGGATACATACAGTAGATTactgctccagggacagggccaCTCAGGATAAATACAGTAGATTACTGCTCCAGGGACAGGTCCACTCAGGATAAATACAGTAGATTactgctccagggacagggccaTTCAGGATAAATACAGTAGATTactgctccagggacagggccaCCCAGGGACGGGGCCACTCACGTCCTTAATCTCCTGCTCCTTCTTGCTGTCGCTCGGGTGCACGCACAGCCGTCTCCAGTTCTGCACCGCAGCCTCCAGCGGCTTGGTGGGCACCTCTTTCTCCTCGAAGGCTACGAATATGGCGTTGTGGGGGCGACGGGCACGACTCAGGCCGATGAGGTTGTCGTGGGAGACCGTCTGTGGGACGTACCCCTCCCTGagcgtgcagagagagagagagagagagagagagagagacagagagagaagctgtGATATTGTGGGGATAAGGTAGGTTTCACTCTCATAAACTCCATCTTAAGAAGTTGTACTAATTGTACCTCATTCACAACCTGGTGAAACAGGGAGCCTTACGTCAGATAAAGATACTAGAGCATTTACTTTGCAATATGGTACTTCAAAAAACTAaactattttaatataaaatagttAAATTTGGCTCACAATTCAGTACTTCATCATAATACCTATGTAATTATATGGAGCTGATGTGTGGGGTCCTCTAACAGAAATAAGAACAGTAGAGGAGCATTGCATAAAAAAGACTCATCTTGGAAAGCTAAtatgtgttctagaactctccTGCAGTGCCGGCGTACCTGTGTTGGATGTCAGGGCGGTAGAAGTAGTCCACCGGGTTATCCAGGCGGGAGAAAATGGGCGGGGGGATGTACAGGGGCACCTCCTTGTAGAAAAAGTCCTTCTTTTCCGGTTTGCACAGGAGGATCTTGTCGTACAGGGACGTCTGTGTGCCGTCCGCCTCCGTGTGCATCGCCAGATACTGGAAGTCACTCATCCCTTCATTCGGGCATGAAAAGAAAACTCAGGTCACTTATCGGGTTGTGAAAAAGTACAGCACAGCTAGAAAAGAGGAACGCAACACTTCTATCTGAAACATAAGCAGCCTTCATTTCTGCATGTACattgccagaaaaaaatatgcagctgATTAATAATCTGTTAACAAAACAGGCAGCAGCTAGAGAACCGgaatggaacatttttaataGTGAATATCTGCATTAAGAGTGGTGTTTAAAACGGATAGGCACGGACCCTGGAATTTGTAGCAGGTCCCAATGACTCCCAGCGTCTCCATTTCAAATCGTGCGTCGGCGCCGCTCCCTTTGCGCGACCGCTTCCACACGCGCAAAAGCAAGCTGGTGGTGGTGAAGCGGTTTGCGCACTGCGGGTGGCAGTAGGGATCGCGAGGCCGGTAGTTCAGTTCGATCCGCCTGCTAGGGTCAGCGAAAGTCTGGAATGCCCACCCCAAAAGCAGATTGTATTTAAATTCGTGTCGTAGCGCACATTCACATGTGGATTAgcaataaacacataaacagcaATAAACGGACGTAGCACCTGTGCAAACTATTCAAATATAGTTGAAGAAAGCACTTATAGGTGAAAGCACCACGTGGTCTGAACTAGGACCCTAACGCTGATAGTGGCAACAGTGGGCGGACGTCCCACCAGCTAGGGCAAGAGAGGGACATAATCATGGCTGTACAGTCGTCCATGGAGGGATGATTTCAGATGGTAGGCAAATCTCAGCATCATTCGTAGTTTATCTTGTCGCCGCTAAGGCGTCTGAAGTCTATGCACTAGCCGCCTCGTGCAGTTATCCGGTGCAATAAGCCGCTGATGGATGGATTGCTGTGATTAGGCGCCGTGCACTCTAAGTGCACTGTGAAAAAAGAGCTACCTAAACAGATATAGCCAGCTGCTAACTATATAAGGTGCTTACCTTTGACACCGTTTTCTCCCCCCCAAGGGTCTCCAGCATCTTGTCCACATTGACGACAAGCCCCGGGTACTCCACGCACACGAGC is a window from the Anguilla anguilla isolate fAngAng1 chromosome 14, fAngAng1.pri, whole genome shotgun sequence genome containing:
- the gtf3c5 gene encoding general transcription factor 3C polypeptide 5, with protein sequence MEKETTDSEMSGNAGAPAPVPGTSAVLPLRQDCRLVCVEYPGLVVNVDKMLETLGGEKTVSKTFADPSRRIELNYRPRDPYCHPQCANRFTTTSLLLRVWKRSRKGSGADARFEMETLGVIGTCYKFQGMSDFQYLAMHTEADGTQTSLYDKILLCKPEKKDFFYKEVPLYIPPPIFSRLDNPVDYFYRPDIQHREGYVPQTVSHDNLIGLSRARRPHNAIFVAFEEKEVPTKPLEAAVQNWRRLCVHPSDSKKEQEIKDMFERRPVWSRNAVKANLDIQPDKLKLLLPYVAYYMLTGPWRSLWVRFGYDPRKTPEAKIYQVLDFRIRCGTKHGYAVNDMPVKAKRSTLNYSLPITMNKTAPQPASIREISQEGGQPVVQKPVSPRYKLKDSAYIFREGTLPPYRQMFFQLCDLEVESIKKLIHQNDGKEEECNERDGWCIPRTSDELRDIMSALIKQTIRARRPAAVPSTSKSSAASTRGQRRQEAESGEEEEDEEGEEDEDFQPSEGSDNEMETEILDYM